A genome region from Neoarius graeffei isolate fNeoGra1 chromosome 21, fNeoGra1.pri, whole genome shotgun sequence includes the following:
- the atp5f1c gene encoding ATP synthase subunit gamma, mitochondrial isoform X2, whose protein sequence is MFTRASAVVFFPQCGQVRTMATLKDITIRLKSVKNIQKITKSMKMVAAAKYARAERSLKPARVYGTGALSLYEKAEIKAPEDKNKHLIIGVSSDRGLCGAIHSSVAKTMKSEIAKLTGAGKEVMVVNVGDKLRGLLYRTHGQHILINCKEVGRKPPTFNDASIIATELLNSGYEFDQGTIIYNRFRSVISYKTDEKPLFSVDTVAGSENMGIYDDIDADVLRNYQEFALVNIIYYGLKESTTSEQSARMTAMDSASKNASEMIDKLTLTFNRTRQAVITKELIEIISGAAAL, encoded by the exons ATGTTCACCCGGGCTAGCGCGGTGGTGTTCTTTCCACAATG TGGGCAGGTCAGGACCATGGCTACCTTGAAGGACA TCACCATTCGGTTGAAGTCCGTCAAGAACATCCAGAAGATCACGAAGTCCATGAAGATGGTGGCCGCCGCCAAGTACGCCAGAGCGGAGAGGTCCTTGAAGCCGGCGCGTGTTTACGGCACCGGGGCTCTCT CGCTTTATGAGAAGGCTGAGATCAAGGCTCCAGAGGATAAGAACAAGCACCTGATAATAGGCGTGTCCTCTGATCGTGGGTTGTGTGGTGCTATTCACTCCAGCGTGGCCAAAACCATGAAAAGTGAAATCGCCAAACTCACTGGTGCTGGCAAAGAGGTCATGGTGGTTAATGTTGGAGACAAGCTTAGAGGCCTGCTCTACAG GACCCATGGACAACACATCCTCATTAACTGTAAGGAAGTGGGCCGCAAACCCCCGACGTTCAACGACGCCTCCATCATTGCGACAGAGCTGCTGAACTCGGGCTACGAGTTCGACCAGGGCACCATCATCTACAACCGATTCAG GTCTGTAATTTCATACAAGACTGATGAGAAGCCCCTGTTTTCCGTGGACACAGTTGCAGGCTCAG AGAACATGGGCATCTATGATGACATCGATGCCGATGTGCTGAGGAACTACCAGGAATTTGCCCTGGTTAACATCATTTACTACGGGCTGAAAGAGTCCACCACCAGTGAGCAGAGCGCTCGGATGACCGCAATGGACAGCGCCAGCAAGAACGCCT CTGAGATGATTGACAAGCTGACCCTGACCTTCAACCGCACTCGCCAGGCTGTGATCACAAAGGAGCTGATCGAAATCATCTCCGGAGCTGCTGCTCT
- the atp5f1c gene encoding ATP synthase subunit gamma, mitochondrial isoform X3, which translates to MFTRASAVVFFPQCGQVRTMATLKDITIRLKSVKNIQKITKSMKMVAAAKYARAERSLKPARVYGTGALSLYEKAEIKAPEDKNKHLIIGVSSDRGLCGAIHSSVAKTMKSEIAKLTGAGKEVMVVNVGDKLRGLLYRTHGQHILINCKEVGRKPPTFNDASIIATELLNSGYEFDQGTIIYNRFRSVISYKTDEKPLFSVDTVAGSENMGIYDDIDADVLRNYQEFALVNIIYYGLKESTTSEQSARMTAMDSASKNASEMIDKLTLTFNRTRQAVITKELIEIISGAAAL; encoded by the exons ATGTTCACCCGGGCTAGCGCGGTGGTGTTCTTTCCACAATG TGGGCAGGTCAGGACCATGGCTACCTTGAAGGACA TCACCATTCGGTTGAAGTCCGTCAAGAACATCCAGAAGATCACGAAGTCCATGAAGATGGTGGCCGCCGCCAAGTACGCCAGAGCGGAGAGGTCCTTGAAGCCGGCGCGTGTTTACGGCACCGGGGCTCTCT CGCTTTATGAGAAGGCTGAGATCAAGGCTCCAGAGGATAAGAACAAGCACCTGATAATAGGCGTGTCCTCTGATCGTGGGTTGTGTGGTGCTATTCACTCCAGCGTGGCCAAAACCATGAAAAGTGAAATCGCCAAACTCACTGGTGCTGGCAAAGAGGTCATGGTGGTTAATGTTGGAGACAAGCTTAGAGGCCTGCTCTACAG GACCCATGGACAACACATCCTCATTAACTGTAAGGAAGTGGGCCGCAAACCCCCGACGTTCAACGACGCCTCCATCATTGCGACAGAGCTGCTGAACTCGGGCTACGAGTTCGACCAGGGCACCATCATCTACAACCGATTCAG GTCTGTAATTTCATACAAGACTGATGAGAAGCCCCTGTTTTCCGTGGACACAGTTGCAGGCTCAG AGAACATGGGCATCTATGATGACATCGATGCCGATGTGCTGAGGAACTACCAGGAATTTGCCCTGGTTAACATCATTTACTACGGGCTGAAAGAGTCCACCACCAGTGAGCAGAGCGCTCGGATGACCGCAATGGACAGCGCCAGCAAGAACGCCT CTGAGATGATTGACAAGCTGACCCTGACCTTCAACCGCACTCGCCAGGCTGTGATCACAAAGGAGCTGATCGAAATCATCTCCGGAGCTGCTGCTCTGTAA
- the atp5f1c gene encoding ATP synthase subunit gamma, mitochondrial isoform X1 — protein MFTRASAVVFFPQCGQVRTMATLKDITIRLKSVKNIQKITKSMKMVAAAKYARAERSLKPARVYGTGALSLYEKAEIKAPEDKNKHLIIGVSSDRGLCGAIHSSVAKTMKSEIAKLTGAGKEVMVVNVGDKLRGLLYRTHGQHILINCKEVGRKPPTFNDASIIATELLNSGYEFDQGTIIYNRFRSVISYKTDEKPLFSVDTVAGSENMGIYDDIDADVLRNYQEFALVNIIYYGLKESTTSEQSARMTAMDSASKNASEMIDKLTLTFNRTRQAVITKELIEIISGAAALN, from the exons ATGTTCACCCGGGCTAGCGCGGTGGTGTTCTTTCCACAATG TGGGCAGGTCAGGACCATGGCTACCTTGAAGGACA TCACCATTCGGTTGAAGTCCGTCAAGAACATCCAGAAGATCACGAAGTCCATGAAGATGGTGGCCGCCGCCAAGTACGCCAGAGCGGAGAGGTCCTTGAAGCCGGCGCGTGTTTACGGCACCGGGGCTCTCT CGCTTTATGAGAAGGCTGAGATCAAGGCTCCAGAGGATAAGAACAAGCACCTGATAATAGGCGTGTCCTCTGATCGTGGGTTGTGTGGTGCTATTCACTCCAGCGTGGCCAAAACCATGAAAAGTGAAATCGCCAAACTCACTGGTGCTGGCAAAGAGGTCATGGTGGTTAATGTTGGAGACAAGCTTAGAGGCCTGCTCTACAG GACCCATGGACAACACATCCTCATTAACTGTAAGGAAGTGGGCCGCAAACCCCCGACGTTCAACGACGCCTCCATCATTGCGACAGAGCTGCTGAACTCGGGCTACGAGTTCGACCAGGGCACCATCATCTACAACCGATTCAG GTCTGTAATTTCATACAAGACTGATGAGAAGCCCCTGTTTTCCGTGGACACAGTTGCAGGCTCAG AGAACATGGGCATCTATGATGACATCGATGCCGATGTGCTGAGGAACTACCAGGAATTTGCCCTGGTTAACATCATTTACTACGGGCTGAAAGAGTCCACCACCAGTGAGCAGAGCGCTCGGATGACCGCAATGGACAGCGCCAGCAAGAACGCCT CTGAGATGATTGACAAGCTGACCCTGACCTTCAACCGCACTCGCCAGGCTGTGATCACAAAGGAGCTGATCGAAATCATCTCCGGAGCTGCTGCTCT